The DNA region CTCCAACACCACCCGGTTCGTCGTCCTGGCCCGCGAAACGGAACTGCCGGCACGGGACGAACTTCCCGGACCGGCAGTCACCAGCTTTGTCTTCCGGGTGCGCAACGTCCCCTCAGCCCTGTACAAGGCGCTGGGCGGCTTCGCCACGAACGGCGTCAACATGACCCGGCTGGAAAGCTACTTGGTGGGCAACGAGTTCACCGCCACCATGTTCATGGCCGACGTCGAAGGCCACCCCGAGGACCTGCCACTCAAACTTGCCCTCGAGGAACTTAACTTCTTCACCACCGAAGCGCGGATCCTTGGCGTGTATGCAGCCGCCGACTACAGGACCGGTCAGACCGTCAACGCCTGACCGCCCTACATAACAGACTGGCGGTCCCGCGACTCTGAGGAAGACGCCAAACACTTCTCACTCGGCAACCGCGCCCGCACCGTCTTCTACACTCCCGAAGTGCTCTGCCGCCCCAAGGAACTCCTGGCAGAAATCCACCGCTCACAGGGCCGGATCGCGTCCTGCATCGATGGCCATCTCCACCGAGACGACACAACAACCCCCGCATCATGAATGGCACCACCAAACTTGTCGAACTGCTGATCATCGACGAAGCCGAACGCCTCACCCCAACCGCCCTGGAACTTCTCCGCGAAGATCACGACCACACCCGCCAGGGGACACCCTCATCAGCATGCCCGGCATCGACCAACGCTTCCGCCACTACCCCCAGCTCTACAGCCGCCTCGGCTTTTCCCACCGCTACCGCCCGCTCGGCTGGGACGAACTCTTGTTCGTCCTCGACCGGCACCGGAAATGACTCGGCAGGACCCTGGCCCCGGACAACCAAAGCTGACGTCATAACCATCTGACAAGGGAGGACGTGCCCTCGGGGTGGAGCTTCCAGTTATTCTCTGAACCCTCTTACGAAATCCTGGAACTTAGCCGCCCACAGCTCCAACGGCGGTTCACAAAGTCGAGGTCTTCCGTTGACGGAATCGAACGAAAGCAACAACCTGGGCGCGAAATCGAACGCCGCACTTGGCAGTCCGAAAAACGGCCACCGTTCCCGCGTCGAGTAGCAGCTAGCCCGCCGTTAGCGGCAAGACCCCGCATGCCCAATGCCTATGCCTTTGACCAGGCCAGATACGGACAGCATCGGCCCGATCGCCATGAGGAAGAATCGCCCATGGGCATGACCGCGCGGCTAGTCTCCTTTCGTCAGGCGAGCAACTAGTGGTTTAGATGAAGTACACCCCAACCTGACGTCGGGCAGGGGGAAAAGCTCGTCAGAATAGGGTCCGGAAAGCAGTTCCTGCACGTGTCCGCTGAAGAGTCTTAGACTCCAAGCTGACAGTCGATCCGGGCTCGGTTCGTAGGGGGTTACATTTGGGATGGCCCGTCATCTGATCGGGTAAGCGGCGTGGGCGTTACGCGTTGAATTTTGGCCACCACCTGCCCCGAGCCGGTGCCGGGCGCGGAACCGGGCAGCTCAGCCGAGATAGGCGCGAGTTCTAGAAGTTTGTACGTGTCCCCGCCTATGGTGATCAACTCTCCAAGTGCATAAATCCTCGGCGAGGCTTCATTTCCGTTTGCCACAATGCCGAGGTCAACCCCTTGGCTTGTTGAGCCAAGGATGAAGACCTGCGCGTTTCCGACCATATTTGGGATGCCAGCTAGAAGTTCGATGGTCATAGTGTTGATGCCTTTCGTGCTCAGCAAGTGTCTATTCGCCAGAATAGTTCCCGGAAGGTACCGATAGACATGGGCTTCGGGTGAAACTGCCCCCAGGGATTATGAAGATGTACGTTGCGGTCGGCGTCAATTCCTTTCACTGCGTAGGCGTGGGCGCCTTGGTAAACGACTTGATATTCGCGGGCGAGGGCAGCGTTACTTCCGGGTGGCCCGCTGCAGGTCGCCACCGTTGGTCGACCGGAGGAAATAACGGAAGCGAGGTCAGATTCGTCGAGGGTTGCGGTTTCTATGGTTCGTGTCTCTCTTCCAGTGATCCACTGCAGTGCGGCGCTCGGCCAACCACCTTCTCCCAGCTTGTCGTAACCGCCGAGGTGGCCCGCGTATGCCTTTTCTAAATGTCCTACCCAGGAGCTCCCGTCGGGTGTTGTGCCATAGATGTCACCGCTTCCATCTGTGGGGAGGGTGTCCTCGTGGCTATCTGCGCCGCACGTGATGCGGCCATCAGACGCTCGGCGCGTGAGGCTCTTCCGGAGGGTCCCAGACTCGGTCCCGGCTACGGCGCAGAGGCTTGCGATCAGGAAGCAGTCACAAAGCTGTCCCTGCTGGGCGGAGCCGTAACCGAAGGGGACATCTCCAAAGAGAGGGCGAGTGCTTACGTCCGAGTAGGCGATCCCGGCGGGAAGGGACGGTTCCGGTGATCTCGCTGGAATATCCATCGGGTCTCCGCCTGTACCCGAGGCTGTGTCGGCCGCGGCGGCCCCTTGCCTTTGGAGGAAGCCCCTGCCGGCGATCGCGGCCTGATGGAGCTGCTGAGCAGCTTGGAAGACTGCTCGTTGGGCGGAATGAAGTGCGGCGGCGGTTTCGCGCCCGTCGCCGCGTGACGTTGCGCGCGTCACTGACGCTGCATGAGACGCGGCGGCGTTTAGATGGCGTGCCTGCTGTACAAGCTCGGCAGCATGTCGCTCGGCATCTAGGGTTATGGCTTCGAGTGAGGTCAGCACATCTTGGAGACTGCTCACGAGAAGTTCGCCACTAGTAAAGGTTCCTTGTTCTGTCCTATCCCGGGAGCGTGCTAGAGCTGAGCGGCAAACTTGCTTGCGGACTGCGACGCCTGCTGCAGCGCCGTGATCGCGGCATCGAGCTGCTTCTCAGCGGCTTGGAGTGTCTGGATCATCTCTTTGTCCGCGCCTGAGGCCGTGCCGCCTATTGTTGCCGAGACTTGGTTGGTTGCCTGGGAAAATTTCGACTTGAAACCAGCAAGGCCTGATGCTGTGGACTTGGCGTCCGTGGAGATGCTGGTGAGCTGCTGCTTGACGGAACTGAGCTGGGACATTTTGTTCTCCTTAATTACGTGTTGAGGCTAAATACGGTTAGGACAATAACGAGCGCTAGCACGAAACCTCCGGAGCACATCCCGAGGATAAGACGGCGCTTACGGACTGCGGCTTGGTGCTCAGTACGCCGCGCTGCCTCAGCGGCAGCCTCGCGTTCAAGGCGGAGCTTCTGCTGGCGTGCCTGAAGTGCCTCGTTGGCCTTCCGCGCGGCTCCGGCACGGTGCTTGGCGTTGTCCTCAGCGCGCTCTGCTGCGGCCTTTGCCTCGCGCACCTGCGCGTCGACGGCGGTGACCGCCGCGACGTGGTCATTGACCGCACGCTTCAGAGCCTGCTCATCGCCCTCCACCTCGCTTTCGGCACGCACTTGGGAGGGGAGGATGACGCTGTGTTCTTTAAGGGAGCATACGGCACCGTCGTAGCGCGCCTGCGCATTCTTGAGGAGTGAGGCCAGTCGAGCGCTTTGGCGTTGGAAAATATCGTCAGCAGCTTTGTGGGCCTCGTCGGAGTCGCGCTTTGCGTCCGCCAGGCCCTTAGTTACTTGGTCGGGGACGGCTAGAAGGGCAGTTAGGGAAGCTTCATAGCCTGCGAATAGCTCAGCGGCCGCCTTGGACGTTTGAGGGCTCATGGTGAGACCTCCCATTCCGTCTTGCCTAGCTCGGTGGTGTCCCGGGCGATGAGCGGAGAGAAGGGAATCACCGTGGTCGGCTCGGGAAGTTGCGTGCGGTCGGCAAAGAGTCCGCGGTTGTCCCGCACCGACCAGGTGACGAACGGCGAGGACAGGAGTTCTTGGACTGTGCTTTGGTCGATACGGA from Arthrobacter sp. B1I2 includes:
- a CDS encoding C2 family cysteine protease, with the translated sequence MDIPARSPEPSLPAGIAYSDVSTRPLFGDVPFGYGSAQQGQLCDCFLIASLCAVAGTESGTLRKSLTRRASDGRITCGADSHEDTLPTDGSGDIYGTTPDGSSWVGHLEKAYAGHLGGYDKLGEGGWPSAALQWITGRETRTIETATLDESDLASVISSGRPTVATCSGPPGSNAALAREYQVVYQGAHAYAVKGIDADRNVHLHNPWGQFHPKPMSIGTFRELFWRIDTC